In one Natronosalvus amylolyticus genomic region, the following are encoded:
- a CDS encoding helix-turn-helix domain-containing protein, protein MRYATVTLTWKTGSIHPLDELFASIDDVSMESIRYLSPIRDGEYIELLTFRGDPDRVRDRLADSSHALEYGVSGDEGGQRGVAYVTCRNVGLVADLLSILQDHDIVLDWPIRYRDEVAHGVRGFELTVIGTGDAIQQAAAILPEEITLEVQRIGEYDLTPRPHDAGLTERQQEVFDVATRLGYYEIPRETTQAEVAAALDIATGTVGEHLRHIEAKFARAHAHNGSSR, encoded by the coding sequence ATGCGATATGCTACGGTCACGCTAACCTGGAAAACGGGCTCGATTCACCCCCTCGACGAACTGTTTGCCAGCATCGACGACGTTTCGATGGAATCGATCCGCTACCTCAGTCCAATTCGGGACGGCGAGTACATCGAACTGCTGACGTTCCGCGGCGACCCGGATCGAGTTCGAGACCGACTGGCAGACTCGAGCCACGCCCTCGAATACGGGGTCAGCGGTGACGAGGGCGGCCAACGCGGCGTCGCTTACGTGACGTGTCGCAACGTCGGACTGGTCGCCGACCTGTTGTCGATCCTTCAAGACCACGACATCGTGCTCGACTGGCCGATCCGCTACCGGGATGAGGTGGCCCACGGTGTCCGGGGGTTCGAGTTGACCGTCATCGGGACGGGCGACGCGATTCAACAGGCCGCCGCCATCCTCCCCGAAGAGATCACCCTCGAGGTCCAGCGAATCGGTGAGTACGACCTCACCCCGAGACCGCACGACGCCGGCCTCACCGAGCGACAACAGGAGGTGTTCGACGTTGCCACTCGCCTGGGCTACTACGAGATTCCCCGAGAGACCACGCAGGCGGAAGTGGCGGCGGCGCTCGATATCGCGACAGGCACCGTCGGCGAACATCTCAGACACATCGAGGCCAAATTCGCACGCGCCCACGCCCACAACGGGAGTAGCCGGTGA
- a CDS encoding DUF6293 family protein: protein MDVVKRVHIVPLGNEFDRILEPIRDTRADLVYLLEHDGFEDQGVPAYHDDLVHALEEIATVERRACNLKDIYGVLGVITTLADEHADDNVYVNVSGGGTIAAIGATMACMDVSTDASAYYVEPDEYNHDMVGEPLSTGASAVYSLPTYPIDSPTPDQIAMMEFLADPDSWDGYHDARTTPPKKKDCIEYARDAGLTFMADRAPPEAHPGGEDKGAFRVLDSRILDPLERDGYVEIESVGRRRVIHLTEQGENAYRAFRHKLEYADAYRDD, encoded by the coding sequence ATGGATGTCGTCAAGCGTGTACACATCGTGCCACTCGGCAACGAGTTCGACCGAATTCTCGAGCCGATTCGTGATACGCGGGCCGATCTCGTCTATCTGCTCGAACACGATGGTTTCGAAGACCAAGGCGTGCCAGCCTATCACGACGACCTCGTTCACGCACTCGAGGAAATTGCGACGGTCGAACGTCGTGCGTGTAACCTGAAAGATATCTATGGCGTCCTCGGCGTCATCACGACGCTCGCTGATGAACACGCCGACGACAACGTGTACGTCAACGTCTCGGGTGGTGGAACCATTGCGGCTATCGGCGCGACGATGGCCTGTATGGACGTCTCGACCGACGCGTCGGCATACTACGTCGAACCCGACGAATACAACCACGATATGGTCGGTGAGCCACTTTCGACCGGAGCCTCGGCGGTCTACAGCCTCCCGACCTATCCCATCGACTCTCCGACGCCCGATCAGATCGCGATGATGGAGTTTCTGGCCGACCCCGATAGCTGGGACGGGTACCACGACGCACGAACCACACCACCGAAAAAGAAAGACTGTATCGAGTATGCCCGAGACGCCGGCCTAACCTTTATGGCTGACCGTGCTCCGCCCGAAGCCCATCCCGGCGGCGAGGATAAGGGCGCGTTCCGCGTCCTCGACAGTCGGATCCTCGACCCCCTCGAGCGAGACGGCTACGTCGAAATCGAATCAGTTGGCCGCCGTCGCGTGATTCATCTCACCGAACAGGGCGAAAATGCCTATCGAGCGTTTCGACACAAACTCGAGTACGCCGACGCATACCGAGACGATTGA
- a CDS encoding phosphoglycerol geranylgeranyltransferase: protein MTAPWDDWNHILKLDPDKELPEGVTYGDLCATGTDAIEVGGTMGMTEENMTAVIEACAEHDVPLYQEPSNPSVVVDNAALEGYLIPTVFNAGSPFWITGAHKEWVRLEGSLEWDRTYMEAYIVMNPEADVATLTEADCDLGADDVASYATIAEKMFGQEIVYVEYSGTYGDPEIVEAASGALEDSTLFYGGGIHDYESAYTMAEHADVIVVGNLAHDAGVDAVRETVKAANDA, encoded by the coding sequence ATGACCGCGCCCTGGGACGACTGGAATCACATTCTCAAACTCGACCCTGACAAGGAGCTCCCGGAGGGAGTTACCTACGGAGACCTCTGTGCGACGGGAACCGATGCCATCGAAGTGGGTGGAACGATGGGGATGACCGAAGAAAACATGACGGCCGTTATCGAGGCCTGTGCCGAACACGACGTTCCCCTGTATCAGGAGCCATCGAATCCCAGCGTGGTCGTCGACAACGCGGCACTCGAGGGCTATCTCATCCCGACGGTGTTCAACGCCGGCTCCCCGTTCTGGATAACGGGCGCACACAAAGAGTGGGTCCGTCTGGAAGGCAGCCTCGAGTGGGACCGAACGTACATGGAAGCCTACATCGTGATGAACCCGGAGGCTGACGTGGCGACGCTGACCGAAGCCGACTGCGACCTCGGTGCTGACGACGTCGCCTCGTATGCGACCATCGCCGAGAAGATGTTCGGACAGGAAATCGTCTACGTCGAATACTCGGGCACGTATGGCGACCCCGAAATCGTCGAAGCAGCCAGCGGAGCGCTCGAGGACTCCACGCTGTTCTACGGTGGCGGCATCCACGACTACGAGTCGGCGTACACGATGGCCGAGCACGCAGACGTGATCGTGGTCGGCAACCTCGCACACGACGCCGGTGTCGATGCGGTTCGAGAAACCGTCAAAGCGGCTAACGACGCGTAA
- a CDS encoding SIR2 family NAD-dependent protein deacylase, which produces MDDLEYLARDIREAACVVALTGSGISAPSGVPTFRGADGVWDRFDEGQFTYGRFQRDPAGFWRDRLELQRALFGSSYAPNVAHEALARLGRAGHLEAIITQNTDGLHERAADSPSENGVNQSVDGDRNREYSEAPGRTKNTDPAESDETEPTGPQNATGASILELHGNAHRVVCVGCGSRTRADPIFDRVDAEDVPPRCDCGGLYKPDVVLFGQQLSEPLLQQARTLARESDVFLAIGSSLVVEPAASLPRVAARNGATVAIVNLEATPLDRHASRVYRADVTAILPRLADLVESV; this is translated from the coding sequence ATGGACGACCTCGAGTACCTGGCCCGCGACATCCGCGAGGCGGCCTGCGTCGTCGCGCTGACAGGCTCCGGCATCTCTGCGCCCTCCGGTGTGCCCACATTTCGCGGAGCCGACGGCGTCTGGGACCGCTTCGACGAGGGGCAGTTCACCTACGGCCGATTCCAGCGCGACCCCGCCGGTTTCTGGCGTGATCGGCTCGAGTTACAGCGGGCACTGTTCGGCTCGAGTTACGCGCCGAACGTGGCCCACGAGGCGCTCGCGCGATTGGGGCGGGCAGGGCATCTCGAGGCGATCATCACCCAGAACACCGACGGGTTACACGAGCGAGCGGCCGATTCGCCAAGCGAGAACGGTGTGAATCAGAGCGTGGACGGCGACCGCAACAGAGAGTACAGCGAGGCACCTGGCCGGACCAAAAACACGGACCCTGCAGAAAGTGATGAAACGGAGCCAACGGGCCCGCAGAACGCCACCGGTGCGTCGATCCTCGAGTTGCATGGCAACGCCCACCGCGTCGTATGCGTCGGCTGTGGCTCCCGAACGCGGGCCGATCCGATCTTCGACCGCGTCGATGCGGAGGACGTGCCACCACGGTGTGACTGTGGCGGACTCTACAAGCCTGACGTCGTCCTGTTCGGTCAGCAGCTCTCGGAGCCACTACTCCAGCAAGCCAGAACCCTGGCCCGTGAGAGCGACGTCTTTCTCGCAATCGGTTCCTCGCTCGTCGTCGAGCCGGCCGCGTCGCTCCCTCGAGTGGCCGCCCGTAACGGGGCGACCGTCGCGATTGTAAATCTCGAGGCGACGCCGCTCGACCGCCACGCCTCGAGGGTGTACCGAGCGGACGTCACCGCGATACTCCCGCGGCTGGCCGATCTGGTCGAATCTGTGTAG
- a CDS encoding cytochrome P450, translating to MRLTRSTESRPPGPDGLPLVGTQLSFLRDPYGFMTETAREYGDIVSWKDPGGYVYQLNHPEYIEQVLVQNNQHYVKGDLFQNTLRPITGNGILNSEGEVWRRNRHLIQPAFHPERIREYATMMTDFTTETIETWVDGETRPFHEEMSTLTLKIVARALFGVGIDDHVDTVAAALDDFMLASETLSHYVLPPGIPTPSRRRIARARERLDALIYDMIEDRRSNPTDGDVISKLLEVSDEGGATLSDEQIRDEVVTLLLAGHETTALAMTFSAYLLSKHSAVEARLVEELETVLDGSPPTMADLEDLEYTEQVVKESMRLYPPVPAIVREPVKPDLIGGYEIPPGVTVQMQQWVVHRDPRWYDDPLAFRPGRWTDEMEAELPKLAYFPFAAGPRRCIGDRFAMLEARLLLATIYQRYHLELVPGTELDLMATITARPKHEIPMTIRER from the coding sequence ATGCGACTGACGCGTTCGACAGAGTCACGGCCACCCGGGCCCGACGGGTTGCCGCTCGTCGGTACCCAACTCTCGTTTCTTCGGGATCCCTACGGCTTCATGACCGAGACCGCCCGTGAATACGGCGACATCGTCTCCTGGAAGGATCCTGGAGGCTACGTCTATCAGCTGAATCACCCCGAGTACATCGAACAGGTTCTCGTCCAGAACAACCAGCACTACGTCAAAGGTGATCTGTTTCAGAACACGCTTCGGCCGATCACTGGCAACGGAATTTTGAACAGCGAAGGTGAGGTCTGGCGACGCAATCGGCATCTGATTCAACCGGCGTTCCATCCCGAACGAATCCGGGAGTACGCGACGATGATGACGGACTTTACCACCGAGACGATCGAGACGTGGGTCGACGGCGAGACCCGCCCGTTCCACGAGGAGATGTCGACGCTGACCTTAAAAATCGTGGCTCGAGCCCTCTTCGGCGTCGGTATCGACGACCACGTCGACACGGTTGCGGCGGCCCTCGACGACTTCATGCTGGCCTCGGAGACGCTCTCGCACTACGTGCTGCCGCCGGGGATACCGACGCCGTCCCGTCGGCGAATCGCTCGCGCACGGGAGCGACTCGATGCACTCATATACGACATGATCGAGGATCGGCGGTCGAACCCGACCGATGGCGACGTCATTTCGAAACTCCTCGAGGTCAGCGACGAGGGGGGAGCCACCCTCTCGGACGAACAGATCCGCGACGAGGTCGTGACGCTGTTGCTTGCCGGCCACGAGACGACGGCGCTCGCCATGACCTTTAGCGCGTACCTGCTCTCGAAGCACTCGGCGGTCGAGGCGCGACTGGTCGAGGAACTCGAGACCGTTCTCGACGGGAGCCCGCCGACGATGGCCGACCTCGAGGATCTGGAGTACACCGAGCAGGTGGTCAAAGAATCGATGCGGCTGTATCCGCCGGTTCCGGCCATCGTTCGCGAACCCGTCAAACCGGATCTCATCGGCGGGTACGAGATCCCACCCGGTGTGACCGTGCAGATGCAACAGTGGGTCGTTCATCGCGACCCGCGCTGGTACGACGACCCGCTCGCGTTCCGACCGGGACGCTGGACCGACGAGATGGAAGCCGAGTTACCGAAACTAGCGTACTTTCCGTTCGCGGCGGGTCCACGGCGCTGTATTGGTGATCGATTCGCGATGCTCGAGGCTCGATTGCTGCTGGCGACGATTTACCAGCGCTACCACCTCGAGTTGGTCCCCGGCACCGAACTCGACTTGATGGCCACGATCACCGCGCGCCCGAAGCACGAAATTCCGATGACGATCCGCGAACGATAG
- a CDS encoding SHOCT domain-containing protein: MSDEGETPLEQIAAGVTIGAILAVAFGLLALGVSWFWIVFPIGFAGVLPAVMGLVKLYERRQEQEAPEEDEDPLEALRERYARGELSDAEFERKLDRLLETESPADARRFEGLNGDEKGFEDERDSTESTEELDKNLE; encoded by the coding sequence ATGAGTGACGAAGGAGAGACACCGCTCGAGCAGATCGCCGCCGGCGTGACGATAGGGGCGATTCTCGCGGTCGCGTTTGGCTTGCTTGCCCTCGGTGTCTCGTGGTTCTGGATCGTGTTTCCGATCGGCTTTGCAGGCGTTCTACCGGCGGTGATGGGACTCGTCAAACTCTACGAGCGACGTCAGGAACAGGAAGCTCCTGAAGAAGATGAAGACCCACTCGAGGCACTGCGCGAGCGGTACGCTCGCGGCGAACTCAGCGATGCGGAATTCGAGCGAAAACTCGACCGATTACTCGAGACGGAGTCGCCCGCTGATGCGCGACGCTTCGAGGGGCTGAACGGAGACGAAAAGGGGTTCGAAGACGAACGAGACTCGACCGAGTCGACCGAAGAACTGGACAAGAATCTCGAGTGA
- a CDS encoding SprT-like domain-containing protein → MSPGIAVTDDGPISSNAHQGEPLARNDDSPGDTQPVGDETLTIDDELIARARIHARQVEIDVEWERLEWAVSSRAKRRAGACRWNREREVATIVLSRRAYRVYDWETFAEVVRHELVHAWEFQHFGESGHGERFRRMASSLEAPRHCPSFTEPRYRLRCQNQGCEWEASRHRASKPVTTPECYRCGSCGADYEVEHTDSGRTWSCSSGYGGVKAALGDRW, encoded by the coding sequence ATGAGCCCAGGTATAGCTGTGACCGACGACGGACCGATCTCATCGAACGCACACCAGGGGGAGCCCCTGGCACGCAACGACGACTCTCCGGGCGATACACAGCCCGTCGGTGACGAGACGCTCACTATCGACGACGAACTCATTGCCCGCGCCCGAATTCACGCGCGACAGGTCGAAATCGATGTCGAGTGGGAACGTCTCGAGTGGGCCGTCTCGAGTCGCGCGAAACGTCGTGCTGGCGCCTGTCGGTGGAATCGAGAGCGCGAAGTCGCCACAATCGTCCTCTCCCGCCGGGCGTATCGGGTCTACGACTGGGAGACATTTGCCGAAGTCGTCCGCCACGAACTGGTCCACGCCTGGGAGTTCCAGCACTTTGGCGAGTCGGGACACGGCGAACGGTTTCGTCGGATGGCGAGTAGTCTCGAGGCACCCAGGCACTGTCCGTCGTTTACCGAGCCACGGTATCGACTTCGCTGTCAAAACCAGGGGTGTGAGTGGGAAGCCAGCAGACACCGTGCGTCGAAACCCGTCACGACGCCCGAGTGCTATCGGTGTGGCTCCTGTGGCGCAGATTACGAAGTCGAACACACCGACAGCGGGCGGACCTGGTCGTGCTCGAGCGGGTACGGCGGGGTGAAAGCCGCACTCGGTGACCGGTGGTGA
- a CDS encoding cupin domain-containing protein codes for MNRINEGDLEWRENDRERNRFRRKQLSNATEAEDLGCSLYELPPGERSWPYHYHVGNEEALYVLSGSGTLRCDDGTVSLEAGDFVSFPTNEGGGHQVVNESDEPVRYLMLSTMNEPDITVYPEMEKVGVFADTPPGGTGDRSVHGYYRIEDDVDYWEGDADSDGTDSG; via the coding sequence ATGAACCGAATCAACGAAGGCGACCTCGAGTGGCGTGAGAACGACCGCGAACGGAATCGATTTCGACGAAAACAGCTCTCGAACGCCACCGAAGCCGAGGACCTGGGCTGTAGCCTCTACGAACTTCCGCCAGGAGAACGGTCGTGGCCGTATCACTACCACGTCGGCAACGAGGAAGCGCTGTACGTTCTGTCGGGATCCGGAACGCTTCGGTGTGACGATGGCACTGTTTCCCTCGAGGCTGGCGACTTCGTCTCGTTTCCGACGAACGAAGGCGGCGGCCATCAGGTCGTGAACGAGAGCGACGAACCAGTACGATATCTCATGCTTTCGACGATGAACGAACCGGATATAACGGTGTACCCGGAGATGGAGAAAGTCGGTGTCTTCGCGGACACGCCACCCGGTGGAACGGGTGACCGATCGGTTCACGGCTACTACCGTATCGAAGACGATGTCGACTACTGGGAGGGAGACGCCGACAGCGACGGTACCGATAGCGGCTGA
- a CDS encoding universal stress protein, with amino-acid sequence MANTILVPVDGSEHSREALSVAIEEFADAELIVLHVIEPYNVFSVTENAARDDEVLEERRAERAALLEESREFAADRGATVRTELMLGSPSRAIVDACDEFDVDHVVMGSRGRTGLSRLVLGSVADTVVKRAPTTVTVVRSP; translated from the coding sequence ATGGCAAACACGATTCTCGTGCCGGTCGACGGCTCGGAACATTCCCGCGAGGCGCTCTCGGTTGCCATCGAGGAGTTCGCCGATGCCGAACTGATCGTCCTTCACGTGATCGAACCGTACAACGTGTTCTCGGTGACCGAAAACGCGGCCAGAGACGACGAGGTACTCGAGGAGCGTCGGGCGGAGCGCGCGGCACTCCTCGAGGAGAGTCGCGAATTCGCCGCTGACAGGGGCGCCACCGTTCGAACTGAACTGATGTTAGGCTCGCCGTCTCGGGCGATCGTCGACGCCTGCGATGAGTTCGACGTCGACCACGTCGTGATGGGGAGTCGAGGCCGAACCGGCCTCTCTCGGTTAGTTCTCGGAAGCGTCGCCGACACTGTGGTCAAGCGCGCGCCGACCACGGTCACGGTCGTCCGTTCTCCCTGA
- the aspS gene encoding aspartate--tRNA(Asn) ligase encodes MQNRTYTADAEPGDHVTVAGWVHEVRDLGGIAFLILRDTSGKIQIKFEKDEMDEELVDTGLGVARESVITVTGAVDEEPRAPTGVEITPEELEVVAPADPQLPLDPSEKVDAELSTRLDNRTLDLRKDEVQAIFEIRAEILRATRDHFRKVGCTEITTPKIVATGTEGGTELFPITYFGEEAFMNQSPQLFKQLMAGSNLEEVFEIGPIFRAEEHNTPRHLNEATSIDYEGAFCDHHDAMDVVEGVVKAAYEAVAENCADQLETLGIAEEFDLPDGDFPRLSYEEAIERINATGELDEQLVWGDDLPTEGEKALGADVGGHYFITDWPSEIKPFYIMDHEDDEQLSTGFDLMHPEMELVSGGQREHRYDELVAGFEQQGLDPDQFEYYTKMFKYGMPPHAGFGLGGERLVMTMLELENIREAVLFPRDRQRLSP; translated from the coding sequence ATGCAGAACCGAACCTACACGGCTGACGCCGAGCCGGGCGACCACGTGACGGTCGCTGGCTGGGTCCACGAGGTGCGAGACCTCGGCGGTATCGCCTTCCTGATTCTCCGAGACACGTCGGGCAAGATCCAGATCAAATTCGAGAAAGACGAGATGGACGAGGAACTCGTCGACACGGGACTGGGCGTCGCTCGCGAGTCGGTCATCACCGTCACCGGTGCGGTCGACGAGGAGCCACGCGCACCGACGGGTGTCGAAATCACGCCCGAGGAGCTCGAGGTCGTCGCGCCGGCGGACCCACAGCTGCCACTCGACCCCTCCGAAAAGGTCGACGCGGAGCTCTCGACGCGACTCGACAACCGGACCCTCGATCTGCGCAAAGACGAGGTGCAGGCGATTTTCGAGATCCGCGCCGAAATCCTTCGCGCCACGCGCGATCACTTCCGAAAGGTCGGCTGTACGGAGATTACGACGCCGAAAATCGTCGCCACCGGGACCGAAGGCGGGACGGAGCTGTTCCCGATCACCTACTTCGGCGAGGAAGCGTTCATGAACCAGAGTCCACAGCTGTTCAAACAGCTCATGGCCGGCTCGAACCTCGAGGAGGTTTTCGAAATCGGCCCAATTTTCCGTGCCGAAGAGCACAACACGCCACGTCACCTGAACGAGGCGACCTCGATCGACTACGAGGGCGCGTTCTGTGACCACCACGACGCGATGGACGTCGTCGAGGGCGTGGTCAAAGCGGCTTACGAAGCCGTCGCCGAGAACTGTGCGGACCAACTCGAGACGCTCGGCATCGCCGAGGAGTTCGACTTGCCGGATGGCGACTTCCCACGGCTCTCTTACGAGGAAGCCATCGAACGCATCAACGCGACGGGCGAACTCGACGAACAGCTCGTCTGGGGTGACGACCTGCCGACCGAAGGCGAGAAGGCCCTCGGTGCGGACGTCGGCGGCCACTACTTCATCACCGACTGGCCGAGCGAGATCAAACCGTTCTACATCATGGACCACGAGGACGACGAGCAGCTGTCGACGGGCTTCGACCTGATGCACCCCGAGATGGAGCTGGTGTCGGGCGGCCAGCGTGAACACCGCTACGACGAACTCGTGGCCGGATTCGAACAGCAAGGACTCGACCCGGACCAGTTCGAGTACTACACGAAGATGTTCAAATACGGTATGCCACCACACGCCGGTTTCGGACTCGGTGGGGAGCGACTCGTCATGACGATGCTCGAGTTGGAGAACATTCGAGAGGCTGTATTGTTCCCACGAGATCGTCAACGTCTGAGTCCTTGA
- a CDS encoding pantoate kinase, protein MREEATAFVPGHITGFFSAHPDDDPTKAGSRGAGLTLTDGVEVTVTPADEPQIVLDGEPAAIEPVATVLETLEAPARVEAETSVPIGAGFGVSGAAALGTALATNLVYDRKLSYNELVTIAHGADVQAGTGLGDVVAQASGGIPIRLEPGAPGHNLLDGIPARARVEYVSFGQLSTAEIITGDTAQLSAAGKEALSLVVKEPTLLSFMYASRRFAREAELLTEDVQHAIQDVASVDGQASMAMLGNTVFALGTGLSDAGYEPSICATHPAGAMLK, encoded by the coding sequence ATGCGCGAGGAGGCGACGGCGTTCGTACCGGGTCACATCACGGGCTTTTTCAGTGCCCACCCGGACGACGATCCGACGAAAGCAGGGTCGCGGGGGGCAGGACTGACGCTGACCGATGGCGTCGAAGTAACGGTCACGCCAGCCGACGAGCCACAGATCGTTCTCGACGGCGAACCGGCCGCAATCGAACCCGTCGCAACCGTTCTCGAGACGCTCGAGGCTCCCGCTCGCGTCGAGGCCGAAACTTCCGTCCCGATCGGGGCGGGGTTCGGCGTCTCGGGCGCAGCGGCTCTGGGGACGGCGCTGGCGACGAACCTGGTGTACGATCGGAAACTATCCTACAACGAACTGGTGACGATTGCCCACGGGGCGGACGTGCAGGCAGGGACTGGGTTGGGTGACGTGGTCGCACAGGCCAGTGGCGGAATTCCGATCCGGCTCGAGCCCGGCGCACCCGGGCACAACCTGCTGGATGGGATTCCCGCTCGAGCGCGCGTGGAGTACGTCTCGTTCGGACAGCTGTCGACGGCAGAAATCATCACGGGTGACACGGCTCAGTTGAGTGCGGCCGGAAAGGAAGCCCTGTCACTGGTCGTCAAGGAACCAACGCTGTTGTCGTTTATGTACGCGTCCCGTCGATTCGCTCGCGAAGCCGAGTTGCTGACCGAAGATGTGCAGCACGCGATCCAGGACGTTGCGTCGGTCGATGGACAGGCGTCGATGGCGATGCTCGGGAACACAGTGTTCGCGCTCGGGACCGGGTTATCGGATGCTGGCTACGAGCCGTCGATCTGTGCCACGCACCCGGCCGGAGCCATGCTCAAGTAA